Proteins encoded together in one Amblyomma americanum isolate KBUSLIRL-KWMA chromosome 1, ASM5285725v1, whole genome shotgun sequence window:
- the LOC144113849 gene encoding uncharacterized protein LOC144113849 — protein MMACPGQHLVPGGFLGLTDGWVRSPRQAAVPTEEQILQYLQSSGMRCDRQLSKGRRFRDEGYIRNIMFNEISPVSEVGVFRCICLPSMKGGYYIVHAVAEKTTGDITEAHCHCPAGLSGTCQHVVGLLLAVVGAAAEPEPTCTDLPCAWIVPSSAKKVEVAKPLSDITFKTTDPNGRQGFKRKRSYDPCPNGMPSDAGCFRRKLQNAFPRALWLRYNKEATEQPSVSLEANENEQPTAEVTSAHQGVPALMDLIKEHCQLTGPEFLAYIKQAYTGEDISQIEEKTKLQSLSSQWMVYRRGMVTASRARACLTRTRSLDKEPRPHNLRGIVNLVLQSATFKSSAMNEGLRKEAEAKAFYISNLEKSGHTASIADVGLTIFREVPIVGASPDGIVTSNCECCMGTVRVLEVKCPLQLKNSFKDLNEKKPKLIYQTQMNVTMGILNIPECDFIVYCNKDEVATVTIKYDAAGFNEFLQAAQKLFIEYLYPALQCECT, from the exons atgatggcgtgtcctgggcagcacctggtacctggaggatttctagggttgactgatggctgggtgcgaagtccgaggcaggctgctgtgcccactgaagagcaaattcttcagtatctccaatcatccggcatgcgatgcgatcgccagctgagcaagggccgccgcttcagagatgaaggctacattcggaacataatgttcaatgaaatatccccggtcagtgaggttggcgtttttcgctgtatatgcctgccatccatgaaaggtggatactacatcgtgcacgccgtagcagagaaaacgactggggacatcACCGAGGCTCACTGCCATTGTCCGGCCGG CTTAAGCGGAACTTGCCAGCACGTAGTAGGTTTGCTGCTGGCTgtagttggtgctgctgctgaaccAGAGCCGACATGTACAGATTTGCCCTGTGCTTGGATTGTGCCGTCTTCAG CCAAAAAGGTGGAAGTGGCCAAGCCCCTCAGTGACATCACTTTCAAGACAACCGATCCTAATGGAAGGCAAGGCTTCAAGCGCAAGAGGTCATACGACCCTTGCCCCAATGGAATGCCATCTGATGCTGGCTGCTTCAGACGGAAGCTGCAAAATGCTTTTCCTCGTGCACTGTGGCTCCGATACAACAAAGAAGCAACCGAACAG CCTTCAGTTTCCCTCGAAGCAAATGAAAACGAGCAGCCCACAGCAGAGGTCACATCAG CACACCAGGGTGTCCCAGCCCTCATGGACCTAATTAAAGAGCACTGCCAACTTACAGGGCCCGAATTTCTGGCTTACATTAAGCAAGCCTACACAGGAGAGGACATTTCTCAAATCGAGGAGAAAACAAAACTGCAGTCCCTCTCATCACAGTGGATGGTCTACAGGCGAGGCATGGTCACTGCGAGTAGAGCCCGTGCATGCCTAACGCGTACACGAAGCTTGGACAAGGAACCACGGCCTCACAACCTACGTGGGATTGTCAACCTAGTCCTACAGTCAGCAACATTCAAGAGCTCTGCCATGAACGAGGGACTTCGCAAAGAAGCAGAGGCCAAGGCTTTTTATATATCTAACCTTGAGAAAAGTGGCCATACTGCATCTATTGCAGATGTGGGACTCACCATATTCAGGGAAGTGCCTATAGTTGGGGCATCACCTGATGGTATAGTCACATCTAACTGTGAATGTTGTATGGGTACTGTTCGAgtacttgaagtgaagtgccCATTGCAATTGAAAAATTCATTTAAAGACTTGAATGAAAAGAAGCCAAAGCTGATATACCAAACTCAGATGAACGTCACAATGGGTATTCTGAATATTCCCGAGTGCGACTTCATTGTCTACTGCAACAAAGACGAAGTAGCAACAGTAACCATAAAATATGATGCCGCAGGATTTAATGAGTTCCTTCAGGCAGCACAAAAATTGTTTATTGAGTATCTGTACCCTGCACTGCAATGTGAATGCACTTAA
- the LOC144130077 gene encoding uncharacterized protein LOC144130077 isoform X2, which translates to MPTTCVAYGCNAQYEKGSKLGFFRFPNASRDPRRREAWIKAVRRLDDHGRPWAPSSGSRLCGNHFETGRPRMSPRHPDFVPSLFSFSCKKAKRASAVIRFQRAMERATKKKLREQGSIPSGTLASAVQGGGDDDMDIDGDSEGDLHGTQSQQSSDYAAAGASSNRSQNECDAVHGLLLLQTAATETSDINDIQASEERCPQSSATLLQENLALKKEVQKWKVKYKKLERRTLSVDNIDPTSFKFYTGLANRGLFDALYNHVLNNANIMQYWDCAEKKKGRK; encoded by the exons atgcctacgacatgtgttgcatacggctgcaatgcccaatatgaaaagggaagcaaacttggattttttcgctttccgaacgcttcccgggaccccagacgacgcgaagcgtggataaaagcagttcgccggctcgacgatcatggccgcccttgggcaccgtcaagcggTTCAAGACTGTGTGGGAATCACTTTgagacag GGAGGCCTCggatgtcaccgcggcacccagacttcgttccatCGCTTTTTTCTTTCTCATGCAAGAAGGCAAAACGGGCAAGTGCTGTGatccgctttcaacgcgcgatggagcgggcaacgaaaaagaagctacgagagcaag gtAGCATACCATCTGGCACTCTTGCTTCTGCAGTACAGGGCGGTGGAG ATGACGACATGGACATCGATGGTGACAGTGAAGGAGACTTGCATG GTACTCAGAGCCAACAGTCTTCTGATTatgcggcagctggcgcttcttcAAACAGAA GCCAAAATGAGTGTGATGCTGTGCATGGCCTGCTGCTTCTGCAGACGGCAGCAACAGAGACAAGCGACATCAATGACATACAGGCGTCAGAAGAAAGGTGCCCTCAAAGTAGCGCAACACTACTTCAAGAAAACCTAGCTCTTAAAAAGGAAGTACAAAAATGGAAAGTTAAATATAAAAAACTGGAAAGGCGGACACTCTCTGTTGACAACATTGACCCAACTTCATTCAAGTTCTATACTGGTCTTGCAAATAGAGGACTGTTTGATGCCTTGTACAATCATGTTCTGAATAATGCAAACATAATGCAGTACTGggactgtgcagaaaaaaaaaagggaaggaaataG
- the LOC144130077 gene encoding uncharacterized protein LOC144130077 isoform X1 has protein sequence MPTTCVAYGCNAQYEKGSKLGFFRFPNASRDPRRREAWIKAVRRLDDHGRPWAPSSGSRLCGNHFETGTDEVLCLNACAVYHELFCSWTGRPRMSPRHPDFVPSLFSFSCKKAKRASAVIRFQRAMERATKKKLREQGSIPSGTLASAVQGGGDDDMDIDGDSEGDLHGTQSQQSSDYAAAGASSNRSQNECDAVHGLLLLQTAATETSDINDIQASEERCPQSSATLLQENLALKKEVQKWKVKYKKLERRTLSVDNIDPTSFKFYTGLANRGLFDALYNHVLNNANIMQYWDCAEKKKGRK, from the exons atgcctacgacatgtgttgcatacggctgcaatgcccaatatgaaaagggaagcaaacttggattttttcgctttccgaacgcttcccgggaccccagacgacgcgaagcgtggataaaagcagttcgccggctcgacgatcatggccgcccttgggcaccgtcaagcggTTCAAGACTGTGTGGGAATCACTTTgagacaggtacggacgaggtactgtgtttaaatgcgtgtgcagtctatcacgaattGTTTTGTTCATGGACAGGGAGGCCTCggatgtcaccgcggcacccagacttcgttccatCGCTTTTTTCTTTCTCATGCAAGAAGGCAAAACGGGCAAGTGCTGTGatccgctttcaacgcgcgatggagcgggcaacgaaaaagaagctacgagagcaag gtAGCATACCATCTGGCACTCTTGCTTCTGCAGTACAGGGCGGTGGAG ATGACGACATGGACATCGATGGTGACAGTGAAGGAGACTTGCATG GTACTCAGAGCCAACAGTCTTCTGATTatgcggcagctggcgcttcttcAAACAGAA GCCAAAATGAGTGTGATGCTGTGCATGGCCTGCTGCTTCTGCAGACGGCAGCAACAGAGACAAGCGACATCAATGACATACAGGCGTCAGAAGAAAGGTGCCCTCAAAGTAGCGCAACACTACTTCAAGAAAACCTAGCTCTTAAAAAGGAAGTACAAAAATGGAAAGTTAAATATAAAAAACTGGAAAGGCGGACACTCTCTGTTGACAACATTGACCCAACTTCATTCAAGTTCTATACTGGTCTTGCAAATAGAGGACTGTTTGATGCCTTGTACAATCATGTTCTGAATAATGCAAACATAATGCAGTACTGggactgtgcagaaaaaaaaaagggaaggaaataG